The following coding sequences are from one Sylvia atricapilla isolate bSylAtr1 chromosome 15, bSylAtr1.pri, whole genome shotgun sequence window:
- the LOC136367994 gene encoding hydroxyacylglutathione hydrolase-like protein isoform X4 produces MKVKVISVLEDNYMYLVIEENTRDAVAVDAAVPKRLLEIIRREDVVLRAILTTHHHCPSCALRDHARGNEELAQLFPGLQVFGADERIGALTHRVTHGQELTFGAIRVRCLFTPCHTSGHMCYFMWEDDSPDAPALFSGDTLFVGGCGQFFEGTAEQMHTNLTQILGTLPEDTVFCGHECTIRNLKFALKVEPENEAVKKKLAWARRDDEDLPTVPSTLQEEFLYNPFLRLTEEAVQRFTGRTEPVEVLRTLRSQRDNFKKPKERPNPQAMLAFDWGLFGPFLEKK; encoded by the exons ATGAAGGTGAAGGTGATCTCCGTGCTGGAGGACAACTACATGTACCTGGTGATCGAGGAGAACACCCGCGACGCCGTGGCCGTGGACGCCGCGGTCCCCAAAAGG ctgctggagatcATCAGGAGAGAGGACGTGGTGCTCAGGGCCATCCTCACCACCCACCACCACTG cccctcctgtgcCCTCAGGGACCACGCCAGGGGCAATGAGGAGTTggcccagctcttcccaggcctGCAGGTGTTTGGGGCCGACGAGCGCATCGGGGCCCTCACACACAGGGTCACCCACGGCCAGGAGCTCACG TTTGGGGCCATCAGGGTGAGGTGCCTCTTCACCCCGTGCCACACCTCGGGCCACATGTGCTACTTCATGTGGGAGGACGATTCCCCGGATGCTCCGGCTCTTTTCTCAG GTGACACCCTGTTCGTGGGGGGCTGCGGGCAGTTCTTCGAGGGCACGGCGGAGCAGATGCACACCAACCTCACCCAAATCCTGGGCACTCTGCCCGAGGACACG GTTTTCTGTGGCCACGAATGCACCATCAGAAACCTCAAATTCGCCTTGAAGGTGGAGCCAGAGAACGAAGCGGTGAAGAAGAAGCTGGCGTGGGCCAGG CGTGATGACGAGGACCTGCCCACGGTGCCCTCCACGCTGCAGGAGGAGTTCCTGTACAACCCCTTCCTGCGGCTCAC GGAGGAGGCCGTGCAGAGGTTcacaggcaggacagagccCGTGGAGGTGCTGAGGACGCTGCGCTCCCAGAGGGACAACTTCAAGAAGCCCAAGGAGAGGCCCAACCCCCAGGCCATGCTGGCCTTCGACTGGGGGCTCTTCGGGCCCTTCCTGGAGAAGAAATGA
- the LOC136367994 gene encoding hydroxyacylglutathione hydrolase-like protein isoform X1, with product MKVKVISVLEDNYMYLVIEENTRDAVAVDAAVPKRLLEIIRREDVVLRAILTTHHHCPSCALRDHARGNEELAQLFPGLQVFGADERIGALTHRVTHGQELTFGAIRVRCLFTPCHTSGHMCYFMWEDDSPDAPALFSGDTLFVGGCGQFFEGTAEQMHTNLTQILGTLPEDTKVFCGHECTIRNLKFALKVEPENEAVKKKLAWARQRDDEDLPTVPSTLQEEFLYNPFLRLTEEAVQRFTGRTEPVEVLRTLRSQRDNFKKPKERPNPQAMLAFDWGLFGPFLEKK from the exons ATGAAGGTGAAGGTGATCTCCGTGCTGGAGGACAACTACATGTACCTGGTGATCGAGGAGAACACCCGCGACGCCGTGGCCGTGGACGCCGCGGTCCCCAAAAGG ctgctggagatcATCAGGAGAGAGGACGTGGTGCTCAGGGCCATCCTCACCACCCACCACCACTG cccctcctgtgcCCTCAGGGACCACGCCAGGGGCAATGAGGAGTTggcccagctcttcccaggcctGCAGGTGTTTGGGGCCGACGAGCGCATCGGGGCCCTCACACACAGGGTCACCCACGGCCAGGAGCTCACG TTTGGGGCCATCAGGGTGAGGTGCCTCTTCACCCCGTGCCACACCTCGGGCCACATGTGCTACTTCATGTGGGAGGACGATTCCCCGGATGCTCCGGCTCTTTTCTCAG GTGACACCCTGTTCGTGGGGGGCTGCGGGCAGTTCTTCGAGGGCACGGCGGAGCAGATGCACACCAACCTCACCCAAATCCTGGGCACTCTGCCCGAGGACACG AAGGTTTTCTGTGGCCACGAATGCACCATCAGAAACCTCAAATTCGCCTTGAAGGTGGAGCCAGAGAACGAAGCGGTGAAGAAGAAGCTGGCGTGGGCCAGG caaCGTGATGACGAGGACCTGCCCACGGTGCCCTCCACGCTGCAGGAGGAGTTCCTGTACAACCCCTTCCTGCGGCTCAC GGAGGAGGCCGTGCAGAGGTTcacaggcaggacagagccCGTGGAGGTGCTGAGGACGCTGCGCTCCCAGAGGGACAACTTCAAGAAGCCCAAGGAGAGGCCCAACCCCCAGGCCATGCTGGCCTTCGACTGGGGGCTCTTCGGGCCCTTCCTGGAGAAGAAATGA
- the LOC136367979 gene encoding hydroxyacylglutathione hydrolase, mitochondrial isoform X1, translated as MLRGGWRGLGTALAAGAVLGAVLRAGPAQLRAKFLHTEHELREPKTVSQADMKVEILPALTDNYMYLLIDQDTREAAIVDPVQPQKVLDAVKKHGVKLTTVLTTHHHWDHAGGNEKLVKMEPGLRVYGGDGRVGALTQKVSHLTALQVGSLSVKCLSTPCHTSGHICYYVTKPNSSEPPAVFTGDTLFVAGCGKFFEGTPDEMYKALIEILGSLDPKTRVYCGHEYTINNLKFARHVEPNNPNIQEKLAWAKAQYESGEPTIPSTIAEEFTYNPFMRVREKSVQDHAGESDPVRAMGAIRKEKDNFRVPKD; from the exons ATGCTCCGCGGGGGCTGGCGGGGACTCGGCACCGCCCTGGCAGCCGGGGCCGTCCTCGGGGCCGTTCTCCGAGCCG GTCCAGCACAGCTTCGAGCTAAATTCCTGCACACGGAGCACGAGCTGAGGGAGCCCAAGACAGTGAGCCAGGCAGACATGAAGGTGGAAATCCTGCCAGCCCTCACTGACAACTACATGTACCTCCTCATCGACCAGGACACCAGGGAGGCTGCCATAGTTGaccctgtgcagccccagaAG GTTTTGGATGCAGTGAAGAAGCACGGCGTGAAGCTGACCACTGTCCTGACCACCCACCACCACTG ggACCATGCTGGAGGCAACGAGAAGCTGGTGAAGATGGAGCCGGGGCTGCGCGTGTACGGGGGGGACGGCAGGGTGGGGGCCCTGACACAGAAAGTGTCCCACCTGACAGCTCTCCAG GTGGGATCTCTGAGTGTGAAATGCCTCAGTACGCCGTGTCACACCTCGGGACACATCTGTTATTATGTGACTAAGCCAAATAGCTCCGAGCCACCTGCAGTTTTTACAG GTGACACCCTGTTCGTGGCTGGATGTGGGAAGTTCTTCGAGGGCACCCCGGATGAGATGTACAAGGCACTGATCGAGATTTTGGGCAGCCTGGACCCCAAAACG aGAGTTTACTGTGGCCACGAGTACACCATCAACAATCTCAAGTTTGCTCGGCACGTGGAACCCAACAACCCCAACATCCAGGAAAAGCTGGCCTGGGCCAAG GCCCAGTACGAGAGTGGAGAGCCCACCATCCCCTCCACCATCGCCGAGGAGTTCACCTACAACCCCTTCATGAGAGTGAG GGAGAAATCAGTCCAGGACCACGCTGGGGAGAGCGACCCTGTCCGGGCCATGGGGGCCATCAGGAAGGAGAAGGACAACTTCCGAGTGCCCAAGGACTGA
- the MEIOB gene encoding meiosis-specific with OB domain-containing protein, which produces MEPDLQSDIGTERYTFGFTIRDSPSYFINVQSWGREEYIRSLSESFRVGDCVTIENPLIQSKEAEREEKFNPVTPSAYKLLLSENHSVVKTSSCYDTDTRLLSLLHLPVKDPQDYYSLGDIVANGQSLHGRVLNVLAAVMAVGEPKYFMTSDKRKGQRCEVKLYDETERSFPILCWDSESIQLAQSWIPQETVIFASDVRINFDKFRNCMTATVISKTIITTNPETAEANVLFSFIKERAQAGPLASPVKELANETINLEAVVDVYTVEQLKEKALQSDGKLEPLHGIIYGYISTLDIDEDVSRVLRNRCSVCRFIVNEVSNTCTFCSEVPPEAKSTFASFDILVDVTDHTGTLHSCYLSDCVAEETLGCTVQEFLMMEEDQKTALKWQFLLERSKIYFKVTSSPNWRSGLKVNLLSCKLADPVEASQSFVGRDWNY; this is translated from the exons ATGGAACCA GACCTGCAGTCAG acattGGCACTGAAAGATACACCTTCGGTTTCACCATTCGTGATTCCCCAAGTTATTTCATTAATGTCCAGTCCTGGGGCAGAGAAGAGTACATCAGATCCCTCTCAGAAAGCTTCAGGGTTGGTGACTGTG TTACAATCGAAAATCCTTTAATTCAGtcaaaggaagcagaaagagaagaaaaattcaacCCTGTAACTCCTAG TGCCTACAAATTATTGCTCAGTGAAAATCACTCTGTGGTCAAAACCTCTTCCTGCTACGACACAGACACcaggctcctgtccctgctgcaccTGCCTGTCAAGGACCCTCAGGATTATTATTCCCTGGGGGACATCGTGGCAAATGGACAGAGCCTCCATGGGAGAGTCCTCAACGTGCTGGCAGCTGTGATGGCA GTTGGGGAGCCAAAGTATTTTATGACttcagacaaaagaaaaggcCAGAGGTGTGAAGTAAAGCTGTATGATGAAACAGAGAGATCTTTCCCAATATTATG CTGGGATAGTGAATCCATCCAGCTGGCACAGAGTTGGATCCCCCAAGAAACAG TTATATTTGCATCAGATGTGAGGATCAATTTTGACAAATTTAGGAACTGCATGACTGCAACTGTGATATCCAAAACCATCATCACAACTAACCCAG aaacagcagaagcaaaTGTTCTCTTCAGCTTCATCAAAGAGAGAGCCCAGGCAGGACCTCTGGCCAGCCCAGTGAAAGAGCTGGCAAATGAAACCATTAACT TGGAGGCTGTAGTGGATGTGTACACAGTGgaacagctgaaagaaaaagctctgCAGAGCGATGGGAAGCTGGAGCCTCTCCATGGAATTATTTATGGCTACATTTCCACCCTGGACATCGATGAGGATGTGTCCCGAGTCCTGCGCAACAGATG CTCAGTCTGCCGGTTCATCGTGAATGAAGTGTCCAACACCTGCACCTTCTGCAGTGAGGTTCCTCCAGAGGCCAAGTCCACCTTTGCCAGCTTTGACATTCTGGTGGATGTGACAGATCACACAGGGACCCTGCACTCCTGCTACCTGTCTGACTGTGTTGCTGAGGAAACCCTGGGCTGCACA GTCCAAGAATTCCTCATGATGGAAGAAGACCAGAAGACTGCACTAAAATGGCAATTCCTCTTGGAACGAAGCAAGATTTACTTCAAA GTTACTTCATCACCCAATTGGAGAAGTGGATTAAAAGTGAATCTTCTTTCCTGCAAACTGGCAGATCCTGTAGAGGCGAGTCAGAGCTTTGTAGGAAGAGACTGGAATTACTAA
- the FAHD1 gene encoding oxaloacetate decarboxylase, mitochondrial: MAGSKPLSRFWEWGRNIVCVGRNYAEHAKEMGSALPSEPLFFLKPSSAYVRQGSPILRPYYCRNLHHEVELGVVIGRRALAVPEAEAMEHVAGYALCLDMTARDTQEECKKKGLPWTLAKGFGSSCPVSDFVPKEKIPDPHKLQIWLKVNGKLRQEGDTSSMIFSIPYLISYISHVFPLEEGDLILTGSPKGVGSLEVNDEIEAGIRDVVSMRFTVAQQTRGS; this comes from the coding sequence ATGGCCGGTTCCAAGCCGCTGTCCCGCTTCTGGGAGTGGGGCAGGAACATCGTGTGCGTGGGGCGCAACTACGCGGAGCACGCCAAGGAGATGGGCAGCGCCCTGCCCTCGGAGCCGCTCTTCTTCCTCAAACCCTCCTCGGCCTACGTGAGGCAGGGATCCCCGATCCTGCGGCCCTACTACTGCCGGAACCTGCACCACGAGGTGGAGCTGGGGGTGGTCATCGGCCGCAGGGCTCTGGCCGTGCCCGAGGCCGAGGCCATGGAGCACGTGGCGGGCTATGCCCTGTGCCTGGACATGACGGCCCGCGACACGCAGGAGGAGTGCAAAAAGAAAGGGCTGCCCTGGACCTTGGCCAAAGGGTTCGGCTCCTCCTGCCCCGTCAGTGACTTCGTGCCCAAGGAGAAGATCCCGGACCCGCACAAGCTGCAGATCTGGCTGAAGGTGAACGggaagctgaggcaggagggggACACCTCCTCCATGATCTTCTCCATCCCTTACCTGATCAGCTACATCAGCCACGTGTTCCCCTTGGAAGAAGGGGACTTGATCCTCACGGGATCTCCCAAAGGAGTGGGGTCCCTGGAGGTCAACGATGAGATCGAGGCGGGGATCAGGGACGTGGTGTCCATGAGGTTCACGGTGGCTCAGCAAACGCGGGGATCCTGA
- the LOC136367994 gene encoding hydroxyacylglutathione hydrolase-like protein isoform X3 produces the protein MKVKVISVLEDNYMYLVIEENTRDAVAVDAAVPKRLLEIIRREDVVLRAILTTHHHCPSCALRDHARGNEELAQLFPGLQVFGADERIGALTHRVTHGQELTFGAIRVRCLFTPCHTSGHMCYFMWEDDSPDAPALFSGDTLFVGGCGQFFEGTAEQMHTNLTQILGTLPEDTVFCGHECTIRNLKFALKVEPENEAVKKKLAWARQRDDEDLPTVPSTLQEEFLYNPFLRLTEEAVQRFTGRTEPVEVLRTLRSQRDNFKKPKERPNPQAMLAFDWGLFGPFLEKK, from the exons ATGAAGGTGAAGGTGATCTCCGTGCTGGAGGACAACTACATGTACCTGGTGATCGAGGAGAACACCCGCGACGCCGTGGCCGTGGACGCCGCGGTCCCCAAAAGG ctgctggagatcATCAGGAGAGAGGACGTGGTGCTCAGGGCCATCCTCACCACCCACCACCACTG cccctcctgtgcCCTCAGGGACCACGCCAGGGGCAATGAGGAGTTggcccagctcttcccaggcctGCAGGTGTTTGGGGCCGACGAGCGCATCGGGGCCCTCACACACAGGGTCACCCACGGCCAGGAGCTCACG TTTGGGGCCATCAGGGTGAGGTGCCTCTTCACCCCGTGCCACACCTCGGGCCACATGTGCTACTTCATGTGGGAGGACGATTCCCCGGATGCTCCGGCTCTTTTCTCAG GTGACACCCTGTTCGTGGGGGGCTGCGGGCAGTTCTTCGAGGGCACGGCGGAGCAGATGCACACCAACCTCACCCAAATCCTGGGCACTCTGCCCGAGGACACG GTTTTCTGTGGCCACGAATGCACCATCAGAAACCTCAAATTCGCCTTGAAGGTGGAGCCAGAGAACGAAGCGGTGAAGAAGAAGCTGGCGTGGGCCAGG caaCGTGATGACGAGGACCTGCCCACGGTGCCCTCCACGCTGCAGGAGGAGTTCCTGTACAACCCCTTCCTGCGGCTCAC GGAGGAGGCCGTGCAGAGGTTcacaggcaggacagagccCGTGGAGGTGCTGAGGACGCTGCGCTCCCAGAGGGACAACTTCAAGAAGCCCAAGGAGAGGCCCAACCCCCAGGCCATGCTGGCCTTCGACTGGGGGCTCTTCGGGCCCTTCCTGGAGAAGAAATGA
- the LOC136367994 gene encoding hydroxyacylglutathione hydrolase-like protein isoform X2, with amino-acid sequence MKVKVISVLEDNYMYLVIEENTRDAVAVDAAVPKRLLEIIRREDVVLRAILTTHHHCPSCALRDHARGNEELAQLFPGLQVFGADERIGALTHRVTHGQELTFGAIRVRCLFTPCHTSGHMCYFMWEDDSPDAPALFSGDTLFVGGCGQFFEGTAEQMHTNLTQILGTLPEDTKVFCGHECTIRNLKFALKVEPENEAVKKKLAWARRDDEDLPTVPSTLQEEFLYNPFLRLTEEAVQRFTGRTEPVEVLRTLRSQRDNFKKPKERPNPQAMLAFDWGLFGPFLEKK; translated from the exons ATGAAGGTGAAGGTGATCTCCGTGCTGGAGGACAACTACATGTACCTGGTGATCGAGGAGAACACCCGCGACGCCGTGGCCGTGGACGCCGCGGTCCCCAAAAGG ctgctggagatcATCAGGAGAGAGGACGTGGTGCTCAGGGCCATCCTCACCACCCACCACCACTG cccctcctgtgcCCTCAGGGACCACGCCAGGGGCAATGAGGAGTTggcccagctcttcccaggcctGCAGGTGTTTGGGGCCGACGAGCGCATCGGGGCCCTCACACACAGGGTCACCCACGGCCAGGAGCTCACG TTTGGGGCCATCAGGGTGAGGTGCCTCTTCACCCCGTGCCACACCTCGGGCCACATGTGCTACTTCATGTGGGAGGACGATTCCCCGGATGCTCCGGCTCTTTTCTCAG GTGACACCCTGTTCGTGGGGGGCTGCGGGCAGTTCTTCGAGGGCACGGCGGAGCAGATGCACACCAACCTCACCCAAATCCTGGGCACTCTGCCCGAGGACACG AAGGTTTTCTGTGGCCACGAATGCACCATCAGAAACCTCAAATTCGCCTTGAAGGTGGAGCCAGAGAACGAAGCGGTGAAGAAGAAGCTGGCGTGGGCCAGG CGTGATGACGAGGACCTGCCCACGGTGCCCTCCACGCTGCAGGAGGAGTTCCTGTACAACCCCTTCCTGCGGCTCAC GGAGGAGGCCGTGCAGAGGTTcacaggcaggacagagccCGTGGAGGTGCTGAGGACGCTGCGCTCCCAGAGGGACAACTTCAAGAAGCCCAAGGAGAGGCCCAACCCCCAGGCCATGCTGGCCTTCGACTGGGGGCTCTTCGGGCCCTTCCTGGAGAAGAAATGA
- the LOC136367979 gene encoding hydroxyacylglutathione hydrolase, mitochondrial isoform X2: protein MKVEILPALTDNYMYLLIDQDTREAAIVDPVQPQKVLDAVKKHGVKLTTVLTTHHHWDHAGGNEKLVKMEPGLRVYGGDGRVGALTQKVSHLTALQVGSLSVKCLSTPCHTSGHICYYVTKPNSSEPPAVFTGDTLFVAGCGKFFEGTPDEMYKALIEILGSLDPKTRVYCGHEYTINNLKFARHVEPNNPNIQEKLAWAKAQYESGEPTIPSTIAEEFTYNPFMRVREKSVQDHAGESDPVRAMGAIRKEKDNFRVPKD, encoded by the exons ATGAAGGTGGAAATCCTGCCAGCCCTCACTGACAACTACATGTACCTCCTCATCGACCAGGACACCAGGGAGGCTGCCATAGTTGaccctgtgcagccccagaAG GTTTTGGATGCAGTGAAGAAGCACGGCGTGAAGCTGACCACTGTCCTGACCACCCACCACCACTG ggACCATGCTGGAGGCAACGAGAAGCTGGTGAAGATGGAGCCGGGGCTGCGCGTGTACGGGGGGGACGGCAGGGTGGGGGCCCTGACACAGAAAGTGTCCCACCTGACAGCTCTCCAG GTGGGATCTCTGAGTGTGAAATGCCTCAGTACGCCGTGTCACACCTCGGGACACATCTGTTATTATGTGACTAAGCCAAATAGCTCCGAGCCACCTGCAGTTTTTACAG GTGACACCCTGTTCGTGGCTGGATGTGGGAAGTTCTTCGAGGGCACCCCGGATGAGATGTACAAGGCACTGATCGAGATTTTGGGCAGCCTGGACCCCAAAACG aGAGTTTACTGTGGCCACGAGTACACCATCAACAATCTCAAGTTTGCTCGGCACGTGGAACCCAACAACCCCAACATCCAGGAAAAGCTGGCCTGGGCCAAG GCCCAGTACGAGAGTGGAGAGCCCACCATCCCCTCCACCATCGCCGAGGAGTTCACCTACAACCCCTTCATGAGAGTGAG GGAGAAATCAGTCCAGGACCACGCTGGGGAGAGCGACCCTGTCCGGGCCATGGGGGCCATCAGGAAGGAGAAGGACAACTTCCGAGTGCCCAAGGACTGA
- the LOC136367994 gene encoding hydroxyacylglutathione hydrolase-like protein isoform X5, protein MKVKVISVLEDNYMYLVIEENTRDAVAVDAAVPKRLLEIIRREDVVLRAILTTHHHWDHARGNEELAQLFPGLQVFGADERIGALTHRVTHGQELTFGAIRVRCLFTPCHTSGHMCYFMWEDDSPDAPALFSGDTLFVGGCGQFFEGTAEQMHTNLTQILGTLPEDTKVFCGHECTIRNLKFALKVEPENEAVKKKLAWARQRDDEDLPTVPSTLQEEFLYNPFLRLTEEAVQRFTGRTEPVEVLRTLRSQRDNFKKPKERPNPQAMLAFDWGLFGPFLEKK, encoded by the exons ATGAAGGTGAAGGTGATCTCCGTGCTGGAGGACAACTACATGTACCTGGTGATCGAGGAGAACACCCGCGACGCCGTGGCCGTGGACGCCGCGGTCCCCAAAAGG ctgctggagatcATCAGGAGAGAGGACGTGGTGCTCAGGGCCATCCTCACCACCCACCACCACTG GGACCACGCCAGGGGCAATGAGGAGTTggcccagctcttcccaggcctGCAGGTGTTTGGGGCCGACGAGCGCATCGGGGCCCTCACACACAGGGTCACCCACGGCCAGGAGCTCACG TTTGGGGCCATCAGGGTGAGGTGCCTCTTCACCCCGTGCCACACCTCGGGCCACATGTGCTACTTCATGTGGGAGGACGATTCCCCGGATGCTCCGGCTCTTTTCTCAG GTGACACCCTGTTCGTGGGGGGCTGCGGGCAGTTCTTCGAGGGCACGGCGGAGCAGATGCACACCAACCTCACCCAAATCCTGGGCACTCTGCCCGAGGACACG AAGGTTTTCTGTGGCCACGAATGCACCATCAGAAACCTCAAATTCGCCTTGAAGGTGGAGCCAGAGAACGAAGCGGTGAAGAAGAAGCTGGCGTGGGCCAGG caaCGTGATGACGAGGACCTGCCCACGGTGCCCTCCACGCTGCAGGAGGAGTTCCTGTACAACCCCTTCCTGCGGCTCAC GGAGGAGGCCGTGCAGAGGTTcacaggcaggacagagccCGTGGAGGTGCTGAGGACGCTGCGCTCCCAGAGGGACAACTTCAAGAAGCCCAAGGAGAGGCCCAACCCCCAGGCCATGCTGGCCTTCGACTGGGGGCTCTTCGGGCCCTTCCTGGAGAAGAAATGA